The Dyella jiangningensis sequence TGGCGCCGCGGCCGCCTGCCTGGAAGAACTGGCGAACGGCGGAAGCAAAGTCCGCGGGCGCGGCGTCGATGGTGCGGTATTCCAGTTCCAGGCCGAACTGGCGCGCGAAGGCCTGGTGGATCTGCGGCGACAGCGAATGGCTGATGGGGTGGCCAAACACCGCGAACTGTCCTGCACTCATGCGAACTCCTGATGGCTTCGATGCCCTTCCGGCGGCGGAAGGGTCGCCCATTTTAGCGACACCAGCCTGTCTCGGTGCCTGCGGATAGGGGTCGCGGTTGCCATCGCAGGTTTTGAGATGAGCACCGTGCAGGCTTCGCCCATCGACACCACGGACCGAAGACCATGCGCCCGAATGCTTCCACCACCCGTCACGAACGCCTGCTCGGCGCGGCCCTGCTGTGGCTGCTGGCCGGCACCGTGCTGCTGGTTACCACGTTGGCGCCGGCGCACACCGATGACCTGGGCTGGACGCCGGCCTTCTGGCTGATGGGCGCGCCCCTGGCGCTGCTGCTGGCGCTCGAACCGGCCTTGCCGCGGCAACTGCTGCGCGCCCTGCGCCCGCGCCGCCGCCGCAACGCGTCGTTGATCTGGAACTGAATTCACCTGGCAGTGGATGCCGCGGTGCGGAGCACCGCGACGTGGGACGTCCGGCGATGGCTTGGGATAGCGGGCACCTTCGCAGGAACGGCGCAACGGAATGCGCCGCATGACGGCAGTCCAGGGAAGGGCTGCCGGAATAACCCCCACTCACCGCATTCTTGCCGGAACGCCAGCACTGCTCCTACAAGGGAGGCAACCATGTGGCGATGTGGACGTCTTGCGATAGACGGATGGCGGCACCTTCGCAGTGATGGCGCACCGGCAGTCCCGGGCTGACTTAGCACTCTCTCGCGAGAACGCGCCATCGCTTTCTGTAGGAGCGCACCCAGTGCGCGAAAAGCCTACAGGGCGATGACGCGACAACCGAATGAAGAGGCACCAGCGCAACGCCGCGGTCGCGCACGGGGTGCGCTCCTACCGTGAAGGCGTCTCGTCGCTAGTCGACGATGCCCAGGCGCTTGCGCTCCATGCGCCGCAGGAAGTCCTGCATGATGCGACCGTACAGCTCTTCGCCGAGATACGCGTCTTCCACGCCGGCATCGATCGACGGGTTGTCGTTCACTTCGATCACCACCGGCTTGTCGCCGACCTGCTTGAGGTCCACGCCGTAGAGGCCGTCGCCCACGGCCTGCGTGGCCTTGAGCGCGAGCTTCACCACTTCGGCCGGCGCCTCGCGCACGGGAATGGTCTCGAAACCGCCTGATTTCGCGGTGCCTTTCGCGCCGTGGTTGTAGATCTGCCAGTGGCCGCGCGACATGTAGTACTTGCAGGCGTACAGCGCTTCGTTGTTGAGCACGCCGATGCGCCAGTCGAATTCGGTATAGACGAATTCCTGCGCCAGCAGCAGCGCGCTGTGCTGGAACAGTTCGGCGGTGGCCTTGCCCAGCGCCTGCTCGTTTTCCACCTTCACCACGCCGCGCGAAAACGAGCCGTCGGGAATCTTCAGCACCAGCGGATAGCCAAGGCGGCTGGCGACGTCCTTCAGACCTTTGGTGTCATCGCGATAGAGGATCTCCGTACGCGGCACCGCAAGCTTGCGCGAGATCATCAGGTCGTTGAGGAAGATCTTGTTGGTGCAGCGGAGGATCGACGCCGGATCGTCGATCACCACCATGCCTTCGCGCTCGGCGCGATGCGCGAAGCGATAGGTGTGGTTGTCGCTGGCCGTGGTCTCGCGGATGAAGAGCCCATCGTATTCGGCCAGGCGCTGGTAGTCGTTCTTGTTGATGGGGTCGACTTCGATCCCCATCTCCTTGCCCGCCGTGATGAAGGCCTTCAGCGCCTTTTTGTTCGACGGCGGCATCGCCTCGGCCGGATCGACCAGCATCGCGATGTCGTAGCGGAATTGCTTGCGCGCCTTGGGCTTGCGCCACAGCTTCTTGCTGAAGCGGTCGAGTTCTTCGGCGAAGGCGTCTTCCTGCTGGTCCACCAGCGTGTGCAGGCCCACCGGCTTGATCGCGCTCACCTGCCATACGCGGTCGCGCTCGAACTCGATGCGCAGCAGCGGGCACGGGAACATTTCGAAGACCTGACGCGCAAGATCCTGCAGCGCGGGATACGCGGTCTGGCCGAAGTAGACCAGGATGCCGAAGTCGGTGGTGTCGCGTCCGCCGGCCGGCAGGAAATGCGTGAGCTTGGTGCTCAGGTCCTCGATGTCCAGGCCGTACAGCGATCGACGGCGCAGATCGTTCACCGTGCGCACGGTGGGCATCACGCGATGTCCACGCGCCTCCGCCAACAGTGAGACGTAGTAGCCCGTGCCCAGGTACTTGTAGCTACGGCACAGGTTGATGACGTGCGTGCGCTCTTCATCGGCGCCCACCGGCTCGCGCAGGTAGTCCATGGCGGTGACGACGTCGACGGAGGGGTAGTAGGAACTCCAGTCGGAAGCTTTCTCGACGACGATGACGAGACGAGTCATGACACCTCAGGCGGTTGGAAGTGTCGTCGCGTGGGGAACGAGGCGGCACGGCGCAAGGGCCGCAGTGTGGCACAGGAACGGGCGTGGCTATGAAGCCGCCCTAAATGCGCCGAAGGTCACGATTGCCGCATGCGCCCCCGAGGACTAGAGTGCGCCGCTTGGTCCACTCTGCGCTCGACGGGATCCGCCCCTGATGACCCCCATGCCCGCGACCGCCGCCGTACGCGTGCGCCGTGCCGAACTCTCCGATCTCGATGACCTGGTGGCGCTGGAAGAGAGCAGCTTCGCCACCGACCGCCTGAGCCGCGAGCAGTATCGGCGGCATCTCGACAGCGAAACCGCCCAGGTACTGGTCGCCAGCGCCAACCACCGCCGTTTCCTGGGCACCGCCGTGGTGTTCTTCCGCAAGGGCTCGAAGGTGGCGCGGCTGTATTCCATCGCCACCCATGCGGAGGCCCGTGGCAAGGGCGTGGGCTCGGCGCTGCTGGAAGCCTCCGAGCAACTGGCCAAGCGACGCGGGTGCAAAGTGTTGCGGCTGGAGGTGCGTACGGACAATGCCGTGGCGATCCGACTCTACGAGCGACTGGGCTACGACCGCATCGGGCGTTATGCGCGGTACTACGGCGATGGAGCGGATGCGTGGCGGTATGAGAAGAAGGTGGGGTGACCCCTCACCCCAGCCCTCTCCCCGGAGGGGAGAGGGAGAGAGGTGGTGGCGACCTACAGACCTCCGCACCGCCCAACAAAGTTGCTTTAAGTCCTCTTCGCTATGGCGCGTTGCGGTGTAGCCGCTCGGTTCGAGGTATTAACGAGCGCACCAAGGCTAGCCTCGGTCGTCCGACGCTTCTATCCCACGTACTGCTATGAGCCTTGGCTCTGAAGGCCATTTTCTTTGGGTTACTTTTCTTTTGGGCCAGCAAAAGAAAAGTGACTCGGCGGCCGGCAGGACGTCGAAACGCCCGCTGCGTAAGCGGCATGCTTGCGGTAGCGTGGCTACCGAAGGCCGCGCTCGCTCTAGCAAAAACCAAACATGCAGACCGGCGCGAAAGGCTGTCGCGCACTGGGTGCGCTCCTACAGAGGAATACCGAGCGGATCGGTCGCGCCGGAACCTCAGAACGGCTGCGCGATGCGCTGCTCCGTCGCCTCATCCGGCCGCGCCACCAGTGCCCCCGTGCGCATCAGACTCACCGTGTAATGCCCCTGGTCCACCAGCGGCAGATACGCACCGCTGCCGAACAGCACGTCGACGTCCGGCACCCAGCGCGGATACTGCTTGTGCAGGTCGAGCAGATCGAACGCGCCCGCCTCGCGGAAGTCCGTCACGGTGCGCGGCGCATGGGCCTCTTCGTTGGGGTCGTCATAACGACCGGACACACGGTCGAGGCGGTACAGCGGCGGCAGGCCTGACAGCATGGCGGGCAGCTTCCACTTCAGCACCACCGCCTCCACGCGCCACGCATCGCCCGCCACCGGTATCTGGCGAATCGTGCCGTCGGGCCAGTGCAGGATGAGTTCCCAGCGCTGCGGCGAGAGGATGCGGGCGTCGATCTCGACCACCGGCGTCTCGTCCGTCAACAGGCGATAGCCGCGCAGGGTGAGGCCCAGGCCCGTCAGCACCAGGGTGAAGGCCATGCCGACCAGCACCAGCACGGTGCGTCCCGCGGCCGCCCACCGGTGACGGTGGTCCAGGCGGTGACGCAGGATCACGAGTTGCACCAGGGTGAACAGCAGCGCGATCGCTGCAAGGATCAGCAGGATCGTCGTGGGCAGGCGCAGCAGCGCGGTCCAATCCATCGTCGTTACTTCGGACTTCCGTACCGCGCGGGGCGGCGACGGGGTCATGATAACGGCAGCCCGGGGGGAAACGTGGCGTGAATGCGCCTTATAGCGTCTTGCTCGCCACGATTTTGAGGCTTCCCTATACTCCGTCCGTTCCCTACGGAAACCCTGCGATGCGTCGACTTCACCTGCTGCTTCCGCTGTGCTCCACGCTGGCCCTGCTGGCCGGCTGCGGCAACAAGGGGCCGCTGTACATGCCCAAGCCCACGCCAGCACCCGCCGCAGCGCCGGTGGCCCCCGCGCCGAAGCCGGTCACGCCGGCACCCAATGCCGTGCGCGGTTTCGTGACCGACATGACGGCGTTCGACGCTTTCATCGCCACGCATCCGACGCCTGACCAGTTCCGCGCGAACTATCCGGACGTGCTGCTGGTACTGCCGGGCACGGTCGCCACGCGCGAGTTCCGCACCAACAACAGCCGCTATTTCGCCGAGCTCGACAAGGACGGTCGCATCTCCGGCGGCAAGTTCATGTGATGAAGCTGCCGTTCTCCAAGATGCACGGCATCGGCAACGACTTCGTCATGGTCGATTGCCGCCAGCAGCCGTTCGCGTTGAGCGAGGCGCAGATCCGCGACATCGCCGATCGCCACACCGGCGTGGGCTTCGACCAGCTGATCAGCATCGAGCCGCCGCGCGATCCGTCGTGCGCGTTCTACTACGGCATCTGGAATGCCGACGGCTCGCCCTCGGGCCAGTGCGGCAACGGCGTGCGCTGCGTGGCCGCATGGCTGCACCGCGCGGGCGAGCTGGCCATCGGCGACATGGTGAAGGTGGAAAGTCCCTCCGGGCCGGTGACGGTGCGTCTCAACGGTCCCAACGAGGTGACCGTGGACATGGGCGTGCCTTCGTTCGATCCGGCGACCATTCCCTTCATCGCGAACGCCGAAGCGGATCGCTACGGCATCGACGTCGGCGACGAGGTGCTGGAGATCGGCGCGCTCTCGATGGGCAATCCGCACGCGGTAGTGGTGGTGCCTGATCTGCATGCGCCGTCGCTATTCCGCCTCGGTCCTTTGCTCACCACGCACGAGCGTTTTCCCCAAGGCGCCAACACGGGCTTCGTCCAGGTCATGGGGCGCGAGCTCCTGCGCCTGCGCGTGCACGAGCGCGGCAGCGGCTGGACCATGGCCTGTGGCACCGGCGCCTGCGCCGCCATGGCGGTGATGCGCCTGCGCGGCGAAGTGGATGAACGCGTGCACGTGGAACTGCCCGGCGGCACGCTGACCATCGAATGGGAAGGGCCCGGGCATACGCTGTGGATGACCGGTCCGGCCACCTTCGTGTTCGAGGGTGAATGGCTGGGCAACGCTCCCACTCATTGAAAGCGGACACCCGGACATCGCACACTCGGGGCCGCGACGTATCGATCCGCTCGAGGAAATACCGATGTCCGACTCCGCACTCGCCGAAACCATGAGCGCCAGCGACGTGGCGGCCTACCTGCGCCGGCACCCGGAGTTCCTCACCGACTTTCCCGACCTCGCCGCCCAGCTCACGCTGCCACGCGAACAGGGCTCGGTCGCCTCGCTCGCGGCCTACCAGCTACAGAGCCTGCGCGAGAAGAACGCCGAGCTGGAACGCCAGCTCGCCAGCCTGATCAGCATCGCCGCCGACAACGAGCGCCTGATGCAGCGCATCCACGACCTCAACGTGGCCGTGCTGCGCGCCAGCACGCCCGCCGTGGCCGCGCGCAGCGTGGTAACGCGCCTGGGCGAGGATTTCCAGACCGACCACGTGCGCCTGGTGCTGTTCGGCAACATCGGCTTGCCGCCGGCGGACTGGCTGGTCCATGTGCCCGGCGGCCGTGCATCGATGCCGGAGTTTGCCGATTTCCTCGCCAACCACGAACCGGTTGCCGGCCGCCTCTCGGCCGAGCGCCTGTATCGCCTGTTCGGTGATCGCGCGCCGGACATCCGCTCCAGCGCGATCATGCCGCTGGGCGAGTTCGGCATCCTCGCCATCGGCAGCGGCGACGCGGACCACTTCCAGCCCGGCATGGGCACGCTGTTCCTCAAGATGATCGCAGCCACCGTCTCGGCGGCGCTGCGGCGCTCGCAGGAAGGCGTGTAACCCGGCGATGAAGCCGCAGGAACAGGTCGACGCCTGGCTCGCCCGTCTGGGCAACGAGCGCAAGGCGTCGATACACACGGTAGATGGCTACCGGCGCGACCTGTCCAAGCTGTTGCGCTGGATGGATGCGCAGGGCATCGACAGCTTCGATCGCCTCGAACCCAACCGCATGCGGGGCTTCGTCGCCGGCGAGCATCGCGGCGGCCTCTCGCCCAAGAGCCTCCAACGACTGCTGTCTTCGTGCCGCAGCCTGTTCCGCCACCTGACCCGCGAAGGGTCGCTCGGCCATGACCCGCTGGCCGGCGTGCGCGGCCCCAAGGTGCACCGCAAGCTGCCCGAAGTGCTGGACGTGGACGAAGCCACCCTGCTGGTGGAGGCGCAGGCCGAAGGCGCGCTGAACCTGCGCGACCGGGCGATGATGGAACTGTTCTATTCCTCGGGCCTGCGCCTGTCCGAGCTGACCGGGCTGCGCTGGATCGACCTGGACCTGCAGGCGGGCGAAGTGCGCGTGCTCGGCAAGGGCAGCAAGACGCGCATCGTGCCCGTGGGGCGGCATGCCGTGACGGCCTTGCGTGCGTTGGGCGAGGCCGAGGGCGTGGTGCCCGAGCAGCCCGTGTTCAAGGGGCGTGGCGGTGAGCCGATCAACCCGCGCACGGTGCAACTGCGCCTCAAGCAGATCGCCCTGGTGCAGGGCATGCCCAAGCGCGTGCATCCGCACCTGCTGCGCCACACCTTCGCCAGCCACATGCTGGAATCCTCCGGCGACCTGCGCGCCGTGCAGGAACTGCTCGGTCACGCCGACATCGCCACCACGCAGATCTACACCCATCTGGATTTCCAGCACCTGGCCAAGGTGTACGACGCCGCGCATCCTCGGGCCAAGCGGAAGTAGGCGCGCCATACCGCTCCCTTGTAGGAGCGCACCCAGTGCGCGACCGCCACGCGAAAGGCCCCTCGACTGACGGTTGTCGCGACGGGTTATGCCAGTCGAAATCGCGTGGAACAGCGGCACGGCATCTCTGCTCCGTAGGCTTATCGCGCACCGGGTGCGCTCCTACAGGGAGGTCGGCGGCTTGGATTTGCCCTTCGGGAGCCCCACTTCTGGCGAATTCGTACTCTGCGGAGCTCCCATGGAATCCTTTCACGCCACCACCATTGTCTCGGTGCGCCGTAACGGCCGCATCGTGATCGGCGGCGACGGCCAGGTCACCCTCGGCAACACGGTGATGAAGGCCAATGCGCGCAAGATCCGCCGCCTGGGCAAGGGCGACGTGCTGGCCGGCTTTGCCGGCGCCACGGCGGACGCGTTCACCTTGTTCGAGCTGTTCGAGCAGAAACTGGACAAGCACGGCGGCAACCTCACCCGTTCGGCGGTGGAACTGGCCAAGGAATGGCGTACCGACCGCCGCCTGGGCCGCCTCGAAGCCATGCTGGCGGTCGCCGACAAGGACGCCTCGCTGCTGATTTCCGGCAACGGCGATGTGCTGGAACCCGAGCACGGCTTGATCGCCATCGGCTCCGGCGGCCCCTACGCGCAATCCGCCGCGCTGGCGCTGATGGAGAACACCGACCTGGATGCACGCGCCATTGTCGAGCGTGCGCTCAAGATCGCCGGCGACATCTGCATCTACACCAACCACAACACCACGATCGAAGAGCTGTAAGCGCAAGGCGCGACAGTCTTTCCACCGTCATACCCGCACGGCGCCTTCATCAGCCGAAGGCTGCCTGGCAGGGAACCAGCGCCTTCAAATGACTGGCGATACTGGATTCCGGCCCGCGCCGGAATGACGGGCGAAAACCACACTTTTCCGGTGACCCCATGTCCGAACTCACTCCCCGCGAAATCGTCAACGAACTCGACCGCTACATCATCGGCCAGCACGACGCCAAGCGCGCCGTGGCCATCGCGCTGCGCAACCGCTGGCGCCGCATGCAGCTGGAACCGGGCCTGCGCGACGAAGTCACGCCCAAGAACATCCTGATGATCGGCCCCACCGGCGTGGGCAAGACCGAGATCGCGCGCCGCCTGGCCACGTTGGCCAACGCGCCGTTCGTGAAGGTCGAAGCCACCAAGTTCACCGAGGTGGGCTATGTCGGCAAGGACGTCGAATCCATCGTGCGCGACCTTGCCGACGTGGCCTACAAGCTCACCCGCGAGCAGGCCATGAAGCGCGTGCGCTCGGTGGCCGAGGACCGCGCCGAGGACCGCATCCTCGACGCGCTGCTGCCACGCCGCCAGCAGCCCACCGACTGGAGCCACGACCCGGCGCCGGCCAACGACGCCCAGAACGACACGCGCCAGAAGCTGCGCAAGCAGCTGCGCGAAGGCGCGCTGGATGAGCGCGAGATCGAACTCGACTTCGCCATGAATGTCGGCGTGGAGATCATGTCGCCGCCGGGCATGGAGGAGATGGGCCAGCAGCTGCGCCAGATGTTCCAGAACATCGGCGGCGCCAAGACCCAGCAGCGCAAGCTGGCCATCAAGGCAGCGCGTCCGCTGCTGGTGGAAGAAGAGGCGGCCAAGCTGCTTAACGAGGAAGAAGTGCGCACGCAGGCCATGCAGGCCGCCGAGCAGAACGGCATCGTCTTCATCGACGAGATCGACAAGGTCGCCCAGCGCTCCGAGTGGGGCGGTGCCGGCGTCAGCCGCGAAGGCGTGCAGCGCGACCTGCTGCCGCTGGTGGAAGGCTCGACGGTGTCGACCAAGTATGGCCCGATCAAGACCGACCACATGCTGTTCATCGCCTCGGGCGCGTTCTCGCTGGCCAAGCCCTCGGACCTGATTCCGGAGCTGCAGGGCCGCCTGCCGATCCGCGTGGAGCTGTCCGCGCTGTCGGTCGATGACTTCAAGCGCATCCTGCGCGAGCCGCATAACGCCTTGACCAAGCAGTACATCGCGCTGCTGGGCACCGAGGGCGTCACGGTGCAGTTCACCGAGACCGGCGTCGACCGCCTGGCCGAGGTCGCCTTCCAGGTGAACGAACGGACCGAGAACATCGGCGCCCGCCGTCTTCACACCGTCATGGAGCGGCTGCTGGAGAAGATTTCTTACGAAGCTGCCGACAAATCCGGTGAAAATTACGTGATCGACGACGAATATGTCGATAAAAACCTCGGAACGCTCGTCAAGGACGAGGATCTGAGCCGTTACATCCTGTAAACAAGGGGAAGTCCCCCGCCTGTTAAAATTGCCCCATGGGAAATGTGATTGAACTCAAGACGACCGGCCAGCGTGCCCAGTTGCGCGAAGCGCAGCAGAAGCATCAGCTGGTCCGGTTATGGCGCGGTGAACTCGAACACGGCAGCTTCTGCGGCTACGTGGGCGGCGTGGGCCGTGAATTCTTCCTGTTGTGGGTGGTCGGCGACGGCATCACCTACGACGGCATGTATGTGATGCGTCATCGCGACGTATCCGAACTGGAGGCGCCGGACAAACACGCGCCCTTCATGGAAAAGGCGCTGGTCCTCAAGCACCTGATGCCGCGCACGCCGCGGGGCTTTCCGCTGGACGACATCCGCAGCGTAATCCAGGCCGCGGCCGCGCAGGCGCCGGTGATCGGCGTGCACGTGGACAGCGAGGACGAGTCCGAGGTCTGCTACATCGGTCGCCTGGTCGGCGTCGAGGAAGACGGCTTCAACATGCAGGAAATCTCGCCCGACGCGGAATGGCTGCGCGAGCCGTCGTTCTTCTCATGGGACGAGGTCTCGACCGTCAGCATCGAGGATGGCTACGCCATGTCGCTGCTGGCCGTGGCCGGCAGCCCGCCGCCGCTGGAGCAGGGCGATTCGGGCGTGGGGCACGTGCAGTAATCGAAAGCAAAAGGCCGGCTGAAAAGCCGGCCTTTTTCTTGGTGCAGAGACCTTCTGTAGGAGCGCACCCAGTGCGCGAAAAGCCTACGCAGCGCTGATGCGGTCAGCCCCGGTTCGCGATAACCGCGCCATGAGATACGACGAAGCCTGGCGGTCGCGCACTGGGTGCGCTCCTACAGTGGCGCTACTGCTACCTCGTCGTCGCCGGCGCCGGCATCGGATCCGGCATGGGCGCCTTCACGGCGCGCGTAGCCGGCGCCATGCCCTTCACCTGCTGCTGGAAGAAATTCTCGATCAGGTGGTACACGTGCGTGCGCTGGCCCGGCAGGTTGAGGCCGTGCTTGGCGCCCGGGTAGGCCATGAACTGGAACTGCGTGCCGCGCTTCTGCAGCTCCGCCATCAGCTCGGTGGAGTTGAGGAACAGCACGTTGTCGTCCGCCATGCCATGCACCAGGTACAGCCTGGCGGTGAGGCCATCGAGCCACGCCATCGGTGAGCTGCGCGTATAGCCGGCATCGTTGTCCTGCGGACGGCCGAGGTAACGCTCGGTATAGAAGGTGTCGTAGAGGCGCCAGTTGGTCACCGGCGCCACGGCCACGCCGCCGGCGAGCTGGTCGGAGGCCTTGGCCAGCATCATCGTGGTCATGAAGCCGCCGTAGCTCCAGCCGAACACGCCGATGCGGCGGCCATCCACCCATGGCTGCGATTTCAGCCATTGGATACCCACCAGCTGGTCATCCACCTCGACGGCGCCCAGCTGCTGGTAGATCGGCGCTTCGAACACGTGGCCACGACGGGCCATGCCGCGATTGTCCAGGCTGAACACCACGAAGCCCTGCTGAGCCATGTACTGGTTGAAATAGTCGCCCCACGTATTGGCGACCACCTGCGCGTGCGGGCCACCGTAATAGGTGTCGAACACCGGGTACTTTTTGGTCGGATCGAAACCGGCGGGCTTGTAGACGCGGTAATACAGCGTCTGGCCGTCGGCGGCCGTGAGTGTGCCGAACTCGGGTTTGATCAGGCTGTCGCGATACGGCCAGAACGGATGCTTCTCATCGAGCTTGTTCGGCTCGATCCAGGTCAGCAGAGCCCCATCCGGCTTGTGCACGCTCACCTGCGGCGGCGTGTCGATGCTGGAGAAGTTATCCACGTAAAAGCTGGCGTCATGGGCGAACTCGGCCAGGTGCGTGCCGGCGCCCTGGCTGATGCGCACGGGCGTCTTCGCATTGCTGCCGTCGAGCTTCAGCGCATAGACCTGCCGCTCCGGCACCGCGTCCTTGTTCGAGCTGACGTAAACGACACCGTTGCGTTCGTTCACCGCCAGCAGACCATCGATCGGCCACTCGCCTTCACTCACCGCGTGCCTGAGCTTGCCGTCGATGCCGTAGAGGTAGAGATGGTGATAGCCGCTGCGCTCGCTGCCCCACAGGAAGGACTTGCCATCCTTGAGGAAGCTCAGGTCATCGTTGAGATTGATCCAGTCGTTGCTGGTTTCAGTGAGCAAGGTGCGCTGCGAAAGCGTCTTCGCATCGACGATCCGCAAATCCAGCCGTT is a genomic window containing:
- a CDS encoding RimK family protein, whose protein sequence is MTRLVIVVEKASDWSSYYPSVDVVTAMDYLREPVGADEERTHVINLCRSYKYLGTGYYVSLLAEARGHRVMPTVRTVNDLRRRSLYGLDIEDLSTKLTHFLPAGGRDTTDFGILVYFGQTAYPALQDLARQVFEMFPCPLLRIEFERDRVWQVSAIKPVGLHTLVDQQEDAFAEELDRFSKKLWRKPKARKQFRYDIAMLVDPAEAMPPSNKKALKAFITAGKEMGIEVDPINKNDYQRLAEYDGLFIRETTASDNHTYRFAHRAEREGMVVIDDPASILRCTNKIFLNDLMISRKLAVPRTEILYRDDTKGLKDVASRLGYPLVLKIPDGSFSRGVVKVENEQALGKATAELFQHSALLLAQEFVYTEFDWRIGVLNNEALYACKYYMSRGHWQIYNHGAKGTAKSGGFETIPVREAPAEVVKLALKATQAVGDGLYGVDLKQVGDKPVVIEVNDNPSIDAGVEDAYLGEELYGRIMQDFLRRMERKRLGIVD
- a CDS encoding GNAT family N-acetyltransferase encodes the protein MTPMPATAAVRVRRAELSDLDDLVALEESSFATDRLSREQYRRHLDSETAQVLVASANHRRFLGTAVVFFRKGSKVARLYSIATHAEARGKGVGSALLEASEQLAKRRGCKVLRLEVRTDNAVAIRLYERLGYDRIGRYARYYGDGADAWRYEKKVG
- the lptM gene encoding LPS translocon maturation chaperone LptM, whose product is MRRLHLLLPLCSTLALLAGCGNKGPLYMPKPTPAPAAAPVAPAPKPVTPAPNAVRGFVTDMTAFDAFIATHPTPDQFRANYPDVLLVLPGTVATREFRTNNSRYFAELDKDGRISGGKFM
- the dapF gene encoding diaminopimelate epimerase; the protein is MKLPFSKMHGIGNDFVMVDCRQQPFALSEAQIRDIADRHTGVGFDQLISIEPPRDPSCAFYYGIWNADGSPSGQCGNGVRCVAAWLHRAGELAIGDMVKVESPSGPVTVRLNGPNEVTVDMGVPSFDPATIPFIANAEADRYGIDVGDEVLEIGALSMGNPHAVVVVPDLHAPSLFRLGPLLTTHERFPQGANTGFVQVMGRELLRLRVHERGSGWTMACGTGACAAMAVMRLRGEVDERVHVELPGGTLTIEWEGPGHTLWMTGPATFVFEGEWLGNAPTH
- a CDS encoding DUF484 family protein codes for the protein MSDSALAETMSASDVAAYLRRHPEFLTDFPDLAAQLTLPREQGSVASLAAYQLQSLREKNAELERQLASLISIAADNERLMQRIHDLNVAVLRASTPAVAARSVVTRLGEDFQTDHVRLVLFGNIGLPPADWLVHVPGGRASMPEFADFLANHEPVAGRLSAERLYRLFGDRAPDIRSSAIMPLGEFGILAIGSGDADHFQPGMGTLFLKMIAATVSAALRRSQEGV
- the xerC gene encoding tyrosine recombinase XerC — its product is MKPQEQVDAWLARLGNERKASIHTVDGYRRDLSKLLRWMDAQGIDSFDRLEPNRMRGFVAGEHRGGLSPKSLQRLLSSCRSLFRHLTREGSLGHDPLAGVRGPKVHRKLPEVLDVDEATLLVEAQAEGALNLRDRAMMELFYSSGLRLSELTGLRWIDLDLQAGEVRVLGKGSKTRIVPVGRHAVTALRALGEAEGVVPEQPVFKGRGGEPINPRTVQLRLKQIALVQGMPKRVHPHLLRHTFASHMLESSGDLRAVQELLGHADIATTQIYTHLDFQHLAKVYDAAHPRAKRK
- the hslV gene encoding ATP-dependent protease subunit HslV, coding for MESFHATTIVSVRRNGRIVIGGDGQVTLGNTVMKANARKIRRLGKGDVLAGFAGATADAFTLFELFEQKLDKHGGNLTRSAVELAKEWRTDRRLGRLEAMLAVADKDASLLISGNGDVLEPEHGLIAIGSGGPYAQSAALALMENTDLDARAIVERALKIAGDICIYTNHNTTIEEL
- the hslU gene encoding ATP-dependent protease ATPase subunit HslU — encoded protein: MSELTPREIVNELDRYIIGQHDAKRAVAIALRNRWRRMQLEPGLRDEVTPKNILMIGPTGVGKTEIARRLATLANAPFVKVEATKFTEVGYVGKDVESIVRDLADVAYKLTREQAMKRVRSVAEDRAEDRILDALLPRRQQPTDWSHDPAPANDAQNDTRQKLRKQLREGALDEREIELDFAMNVGVEIMSPPGMEEMGQQLRQMFQNIGGAKTQQRKLAIKAARPLLVEEEAAKLLNEEEVRTQAMQAAEQNGIVFIDEIDKVAQRSEWGGAGVSREGVQRDLLPLVEGSTVSTKYGPIKTDHMLFIASGAFSLAKPSDLIPELQGRLPIRVELSALSVDDFKRILREPHNALTKQYIALLGTEGVTVQFTETGVDRLAEVAFQVNERTENIGARRLHTVMERLLEKISYEAADKSGENYVIDDEYVDKNLGTLVKDEDLSRYIL
- a CDS encoding S9 family peptidase, with protein sequence MRALLFAALTMVALPTMAEKLNIERIFDGGNLAGAAPRGLQISPDGSRVTFLRAKPDDQFQLDLWEYQLKDNKTRLLVDSKKLEPNGDQLSDAEKARRERERTAGLHGIVSYQWSPDGRQLLFPVGGKLYVYSLATPDAAPRALDTGDNVIDPKISPKGRYVSYVRDQNLWVIDLGTGEAKQLTHDGGGTVHNAEAEFVAQEEMDRSEGYWWAPDDSSIAFERYDEARVQVTKRTELYADHTDVIDQRYPAAGTPNVLVKLGLVAPTGGQPRWIDLGKDSDIYLTRVKWLPDGKHVTYQRMPRNQQRLDLRIVDAKTLSQRTLLTETSNDWINLNDDLSFLKDGKSFLWGSERSGYHHLYLYGIDGKLRHAVSEGEWPIDGLLAVNERNGVVYVSSNKDAVPERQVYALKLDGSNAKTPVRISQGAGTHLAEFAHDASFYVDNFSSIDTPPQVSVHKPDGALLTWIEPNKLDEKHPFWPYRDSLIKPEFGTLTAADGQTLYYRVYKPAGFDPTKKYPVFDTYYGGPHAQVVANTWGDYFNQYMAQQGFVVFSLDNRGMARRGHVFEAPIYQQLGAVEVDDQLVGIQWLKSQPWVDGRRIGVFGWSYGGFMTTMMLAKASDQLAGGVAVAPVTNWRLYDTFYTERYLGRPQDNDAGYTRSSPMAWLDGLTARLYLVHGMADDNVLFLNSTELMAELQKRGTQFQFMAYPGAKHGLNLPGQRTHVYHLIENFFQQQVKGMAPATRAVKAPMPDPMPAPATTR